The following are encoded in a window of bacterium genomic DNA:
- a CDS encoding ORF6N domain-containing protein has product MPDERIEHKIFLMRGKKVMFDRDLAELYGVETKMLNCAVRRNIDRFPEDFMFQMNKQEMENWKYQFGTSNREKMGLRRTPLVFTEPGVAMLSGILNSKRAVQVNIQIIRTFIKLREMIAGNRELRLKIEQMEKKYDKKFKIVFDTLRQLLDDGKDGSVRKIGFKAGK; this is encoded by the coding sequence GTGCCAGACGAAAGAATAGAACATAAAATATTTTTAATGCGAGGCAAGAAAGTAATGTTTGATAGAGACTTGGCAGAGCTGTATGGAGTGGAAACCAAAATGCTTAATTGCGCAGTGAGGCGCAATATTGATCGCTTTCCCGAAGATTTTATGTTTCAAATGAATAAGCAGGAAATGGAAAATTGGAAGTACCAATTTGGCACTTCCAATCGCGAAAAAATGGGGCTAAGAAGAACGCCGTTGGTCTTTACCGAACCTGGTGTGGCTATGCTTTCCGGTATATTAAATAGCAAGAGAGCTGTGCAAGTAAATATTCAAATTATTCGGACTTTTATCAAATTGCGGGAAATGATCGCCGGTAATCGCGAGTTGAGATTGAAAATCGAACAAATGGAGAAAAAATATGACAAGAAATTTAAAATAGTTTTCGATACATTAAGGCAACTTTTGGATGATGGGAAGGATGGGTCGGTGAGGAAGATAGGGTTTAAAGCGGGGAAATAA
- the rpoC gene encoding DNA-directed RNA polymerase subunit beta', with amino-acid sequence MYKTSTFKSVKLTLASPENIMAWSHGEVIKPETINYRTQRPEPDGLFSERIFGPTKDWECYCGKYKRIRYKGIVCDKCGVEVTRSSVRRERMGHIKLAVPITHIWFVRGVPSSIGLVLDISVQDLEKIIYFAAYVVTEVNEKNKEEAFKEIDREFKTRSKEQKSKENIAELKASRDLAKAEIKSLVPMKVISEIEYRNLSLKFGSVFKAGIGAETVREMLARTDLKKLKDALTEELKNVSNDVVRKKITKRLRLAQGMIKAGVKPEWMCFTVLPVIPPDLRPMVQLDGGRFATSDLNDLYRRVINRNNRLKHLIELKAPEVICRNEKRMLQEALDALIDNSIKRGQVTIASTGQKRQLRSLADMLKGKQGRFRQNLLGKRVDYSGRSVIVVGPELKLNQCGLPKNMALELFKPFVMRKLIEGNYAYNVRSATRLIEQETVEVWDILENIINGKVVLLNRAPTLHRLSIQAFYPVLIEGKAIQIHPLVCKAFNADFDGDQMAVHLPLGEEAQREGREIMLSSKNLLKPATGDPIVIPYQDIILGCYYMTKIISGGKGEGKVFYDAKEAILNYQLGIIDLKAEIKLRKDFDINVIKKEEPNEGLYLKTSAGRIIFNEALPKSLRFVNEVMDAKNLKALVADSLEKAGAEETVDLVDRIKKLGFEYVTISGLSWGMSDLKIPKEKAALIEEAKKQAEIIERQYNEGLLTSEERRTKVIETWTDTKNKVTKAVLNTLDQNSPVFLMIESGARSSWAVVAQMMGMKGLVVNPAGETIELPIKNSFKEGFDVLEYFISTHGARKGMTDIALRTATAGYLTRRLVDVAQDMVINEIDCGSKKSIIIPRLDQYGLSRGFAARIYGRVVTEDIIDPKTKKVLVPVGEFIPKDIAKTIENISGIDFIKVRTVIYCKAERGICQKCYGYDLGRNKPIAKGEAIGIVTAQAIGEPGTQLTMKTFHSGGVAGRDITQGLPRVEEIFEARVPKGKALISEVSGKVVDVVPLTNKKIIRINVVDKKGKTEAEVKEYEVDSDIAISVEKGAAIKKGQRLTEGHIDIHELFNLVDKMAVVEYIIGEVQEIYTAQGEGINDKHIELIVKQMFSRIIINDAGDTQLPEGSVVEEAQFNKVNSIAKKEGKKPAKGEELLLGITKVSLSTESFLAAASFQETARVLISAALFGKSDELKGLKENVIIGKLIPAGTGFGK; translated from the coding sequence ATGTATAAAACATCAACCTTCAAATCAGTAAAATTAACCTTGGCCAGCCCGGAAAATATCATGGCCTGGTCGCACGGCGAAGTGATCAAGCCGGAGACGATCAATTACCGGACTCAGCGTCCGGAACCGGACGGGCTTTTTTCCGAGCGTATTTTTGGTCCGACCAAAGACTGGGAATGCTATTGCGGAAAATACAAGAGGATCAGGTACAAAGGGATCGTTTGCGATAAATGCGGAGTGGAGGTTACCCGTTCCTCGGTCAGGCGCGAACGCATGGGCCATATCAAATTGGCTGTGCCGATCACTCATATTTGGTTTGTCCGAGGCGTGCCTTCGAGCATTGGCTTGGTTCTTGATATTTCCGTGCAGGATCTGGAAAAAATCATTTATTTCGCGGCTTATGTTGTTACCGAAGTAAATGAAAAAAATAAAGAAGAAGCTTTTAAAGAAATAGACCGCGAGTTCAAGACCAGGAGCAAAGAGCAGAAAAGCAAGGAAAATATTGCCGAGCTGAAAGCCTCCAGAGATTTAGCTAAGGCGGAAATAAAAAGTCTTGTTCCAATGAAGGTGATTTCCGAAATTGAATACCGGAATTTGTCGCTGAAATTCGGTTCCGTGTTCAAGGCCGGCATCGGAGCGGAAACGGTGAGAGAAATGCTTGCCCGAACCGATCTGAAAAAGCTTAAAGATGCTTTGACCGAAGAACTGAAAAATGTCAGCAACGATGTCGTAAGAAAAAAAATTACCAAGCGCTTAAGGCTGGCGCAAGGAATGATAAAAGCCGGAGTAAAGCCGGAATGGATGTGTTTCACGGTTTTGCCAGTGATCCCGCCGGACTTGAGGCCAATGGTGCAGCTGGATGGCGGGCGTTTTGCCACTTCCGACTTGAATGACCTCTATCGAAGAGTTATCAACCGCAATAATCGCTTGAAGCATTTGATCGAATTGAAAGCTCCGGAAGTCATCTGCCGGAATGAAAAAAGAATGTTGCAGGAAGCGCTTGACGCCTTGATCGACAATAGCATTAAGCGCGGACAAGTGACTATCGCTTCTACCGGACAAAAAAGGCAGCTTCGGTCCCTGGCCGATATGTTAAAAGGAAAGCAAGGCCGATTCAGGCAGAATTTGCTCGGCAAGCGCGTGGATTATTCCGGACGCTCCGTGATCGTGGTCGGACCGGAATTGAAATTGAATCAATGCGGATTGCCGAAAAATATGGCTTTGGAATTATTCAAGCCTTTCGTGATGCGAAAATTAATTGAAGGAAATTATGCCTACAACGTCCGAAGCGCCACCCGTTTGATCGAGCAGGAGACTGTGGAGGTTTGGGATATTTTGGAAAATATTATCAACGGCAAAGTAGTGCTTTTAAATCGCGCTCCGACCCTTCACCGTTTGAGCATCCAGGCGTTTTATCCGGTGCTGATCGAAGGCAAGGCCATTCAAATTCATCCTTTGGTTTGCAAGGCTTTCAATGCTGATTTCGACGGAGACCAGATGGCAGTCCATTTGCCGTTGGGCGAAGAAGCGCAGCGCGAAGGCCGAGAGATCATGCTTTCCAGCAAGAATTTGCTGAAGCCGGCAACCGGAGATCCGATCGTCATTCCTTATCAGGATATTATTTTGGGCTGCTATTATATGACCAAAATTATTTCCGGCGGAAAGGGCGAGGGCAAGGTTTTCTACGATGCCAAAGAAGCGATTTTGAATTATCAATTGGGCATCATTGACCTTAAGGCGGAAATAAAATTGCGAAAAGATTTCGATATTAATGTTATTAAAAAAGAAGAGCCTAACGAAGGATTATATTTAAAAACTTCAGCCGGGCGTATTATTTTCAACGAAGCTTTGCCAAAATCCTTGCGGTTCGTGAACGAAGTTATGGATGCCAAGAATCTCAAAGCTTTGGTGGCTGATTCGCTGGAAAAAGCCGGCGCTGAAGAAACGGTGGATCTGGTCGACAGGATCAAAAAACTGGGTTTTGAGTACGTGACCATTTCCGGGCTTAGCTGGGGAATGAGCGATCTGAAAATACCGAAAGAAAAAGCCGCTTTGATCGAAGAAGCGAAAAAACAGGCGGAAATTATCGAGCGCCAGTATAATGAGGGGCTTCTTACCAGTGAAGAGCGGAGGACCAAGGTAATCGAAACCTGGACCGATACCAAGAATAAAGTTACCAAAGCCGTTCTAAACACTTTGGATCAAAACAGCCCGGTCTTTTTGATGATCGAATCGGGGGCCAGAAGTTCTTGGGCAGTAGTCGCGCAGATGATGGGTATGAAAGGGTTGGTGGTGAATCCGGCCGGAGAAACGATCGAACTGCCGATCAAAAATAGTTTCAAGGAAGGTTTTGATGTGCTGGAATATTTCATTTCCACTCACGGAGCCAGAAAAGGTATGACTGATATCGCTCTAAGAACCGCCACTGCGGGATACCTGACCAGGCGCTTGGTGGATGTGGCGCAAGATATGGTTATCAATGAAATTGATTGCGGAAGCAAGAAAAGCATTATTATTCCCAGGCTTGATCAATATGGATTAAGCCGGGGATTTGCGGCGAGAATTTACGGACGGGTTGTCACGGAAGATATTATTGATCCAAAAACGAAAAAAGTGCTGGTGCCGGTAGGAGAATTTATTCCCAAAGATATCGCCAAGACGATCGAAAATATTTCCGGGATCGATTTTATTAAAGTTCGCACGGTTATTTATTGCAAGGCCGAACGGGGAATTTGCCAAAAATGCTACGGCTATGATTTGGGCAGGAATAAGCCGATCGCCAAAGGCGAAGCTATCGGCATCGTCACCGCGCAAGCTATCGGCGAGCCGGGAACTCAGCTGACCATGAAAACCTTCCATAGCGGAGGAGTTGCAGGACGGGACATTACCCAGGGTTTGCCTCGCGTGGAAGAAATTTTTGAAGCCCGTGTTCCGAAAGGAAAAGCCTTGATCTCTGAAGTATCTGGAAAAGTCGTTGATGTTGTTCCTCTGACCAATAAAAAGATCATTCGCATCAATGTCGTGGATAAAAAAGGAAAAACGGAAGCTGAAGTGAAAGAATATGAAGTGGATTCCGACATCGCGATTTCCGTCGAGAAGGGCGCGGCGATCAAGAAAGGACAAAGATTGACCGAAGGGCATATTGATATTCATGAGCTTTTCAATCTGGTTGATAAAATGGCGGTAGTGGAATATATTATCGGCGAAGTGCAGGAAATTTACACCGCTCAAGGCGAAGGCATCAACGATAAGCACATCGAGTTGATCGTGAAGCAGATGTTCTCGAGAATTATAATTAATGACGCCGGAGACACGCAATTGCCGGAAGGCAGCGTGGTGGAAGAGGCGCAGTTCAATAAAGTGAATTCCATTGCCAAAAAGGAAGGCAAGAAGCCGGCCAAAGGCGAAGAATTATTGCTTGGTATTACGAAAGTTTCGCTTTCGACCGAAAGCTTCCTGGCCGCCGCTTCGTTCCAGGAAACCGCTCGCGTGCTGATCTCCGCCGCTTTATTCGGCAAATCGGATGAATTGAAAGGCTTGAAAGAAAATGTTATTATTGGCAAGTTGATCCCTGCCGGAACCGGATTTGGAAAATAA